Proteins encoded by one window of Tamandua tetradactyla isolate mTamTet1 chromosome 24, mTamTet1.pri, whole genome shotgun sequence:
- the SOWAHB gene encoding ankyrin repeat domain-containing protein SOWAHB produces the protein MAQELSQEALLDFLCQAGGRVTNAALLSHFRSFLRDPDAPLSEHQRRRELFKGFVNSVAAVRQDPDGTKYVVLKRRYRDLLGEEGLQRPRDPLASAAPAGGAAPCSPQGARRGEPRQQQPRRRRREKEQEEEPAGAAPRVADAGYIGIPASGAREAAGRGGGRRSNSGHRAPTQAAAAGQARARCAAAGPQGSCCWECLQNSLGAYTGEPLLGALADSAAAGEKPAPAPARVPPARNDREVPGQRLDSALAAPPTPQATVEAVGNRASQPAFLPRPSLLKDPPEMLVPNALQYSTLQQQQQQQEQRTREWVARYHQTPEARDQGPIRAWSVLPDNFLQLPSQPSFLVAESNSALPGPRPSSHSSHPVPDVSSESWLGKPPLTVFRSIRCQFSLQDLDGFVDQESQGSEESSTGPNESPGGSEEDLQITLETPHWKKIRNPDGGLSISPEEGSPRRRPQGLRNPGDVPTSQQVPAGSIGLAVHPQEPLPWPDPKLRRSLRRNTRAGEAKLSSSDEELLDENLLKRSRRPPRSRKPSKVGAVPSPRMDAALTLKYSEIKSAVAELRRPRSTWAPCGQAQTLVTHRTSEHKSSLVPLDAREHEWIVKLASGSWIQVLTLFWEDPQLALHKDFLTGYTALHWMAKHGDLRALEDLVSGAQKAGIALDVNVRSNGGYTPLHLAAIHGHQGIIKLLVQRLASRVNVRDSSGKKPWQYLSSNTSGEIWQLLEAPRGRPIFSVYPLVRSTSPTRKAKSREVSRNVTRKTSFAALLKSQHSKWKFANQYEKFSNPREREEYSD, from the coding sequence ATGGCCCAGGAGCTGAGCCAGGAGGCACTACTGGACTTTCTGTGCCAGGCCGGTGGCCGAGTGACTAACGCCGCCTTGCTGAGCCACTTCAGGAGCTTCCTTCGAGACCCCGATGCGCCCCTCAGCGAGCACCAGCGTCGCCGCGAGCTCTTCAAGGGCTTTGTCAACTCTGTCGCCGCAGTGCGCCAGGACCCCGACGGCACCAAATATGTGGTACTTAAGAGGAGGTACAGGGACCTTTTGGGGGAGGAAGGGCTGCAGCGACCCCGCGACCCGCTGGCGTCCGCCGCCCCTGCAGGGGGAGCTGCGCCCTGCTCCCCGCAAGGCGCACGCCGCGGGGAGCCGCGGCAGCAACAGcccaggcggcggcggcgggagaAGGAGCAAGAGGAGGAGCCAGCAGGTGCCGCACCCAGAGTGGCGGACGCAGGTTACATTGGAATTCCAGCCAGTGGCGCCCGGGAGGCAGCAGGGAGAGGTGGAGGGCGGAGGAGCAACTCCGGCCACAGGGCGCCCACGCAGGCGGCCGCAGCTGGCCAGGCCAGAGCGCGGTGCGCGGCAGCCGGGCCACAGGGCAGCTGCTGCTGGGAATGCCTCCAGAACAGCCTGGGGGCATACACCGGAGAGCCGCTCCTCGGAGCGCTAGCAGATTCCGCCGCCGCTGGGGAGAAGCCGGCGCCGGCGCCGGCGCGGGTTCCTCCTGCCCGGAATGACCGCGAGGTTCCCGGGCAGCGGCTGGACAGCGCGCTCGCAGCGCCCCCCACGCCCCAGGCAACTGTTGAGGCTGTCGGGAACAGGGCTTCCCAGCCAGCTTTCCTGCCCCGCCCCTCTCTCCTCAAAGACCCGCCAGAAATGTTAGTCCCCAACGCCTTGCAGTATTCTaccctgcagcagcagcagcagcagcaagagCAGCGCACTCGGGAATGGGTAGCCAGATACCACCAGACGCCCGAGGCCCGGGACCAGGGCCCCATCCGTGCCTGGTCAGTGCTGCCAGACAACTTTCTCCAGCTGCCATCCCAGCCGAGCTTCTTGGTCGCAGAGTCTAACTCAGCGCTGCCAGGCCCCCGTCCTTCCTCTCATTCTAGCCATCCTGTTCCTGATGTGTCGTCAGAATCCTGGCTGGGAAAACCTCCATTGACAGTCTTCCGTAGCATCCGCTGTCAGTTTTCCCTCCAAGATCTGGATGGCTTTGTGGACCAGGAGAGCCAAGGCAGTGAAGAGAGCAGTACTGGGCCAAATGAATCTCCAGGGGGTTCTGAAGAGGACTTACAGATTACCTTGGAAACCCCACATTGGAAAAAGATCAGGAATCCAGATGGGGGTCTTTCTATATCTCCAGAAGAGGGGAGCCCCAGAAGGAGGCCTCAGGGCCTCAGGAACCCAGGTGATGTCCCCACCTCTCAGCAAGTCCCAGCAGGGTCTATTGGTCTTGCAGTCCATCCCCAAGAACCTTTGCCCTGGCCTGATCCCAAATTAAGGAGATCCCTCAGGAGGAACACTAGAGCAGGGGAAGCTAAATTGTCTTCCTCTGATGAAGAGTTGCTTGATGAGAACTTGCTAAAAAGGAGTCGTCGCCCACCTCGCTCTAGGAAACCCTCCAAAGTGGGAGCAGTGCCCAGCCCAAGGATGGATGCTGCCTTGACActgaaatattcagaaattaaatCTGCCGTTGCTGAACTGCGTCGGCCACGTAGCACGTGGGCCCCCTGTGGTCAAGCACAGACCTTGGTCACTCACAGAACTTCTGAGCACAAGTCATCCCTGGTGCCCCTGGATGCCAGGGAGCATGAATGGATTGTGAAGCTTGCCAGTGGCTCCTGGATTCAGGTGCTGACATTGTTTTGGGAGGACCCCCAGCTGGCTTTGCACAAAGACTTCTTGACTGGGTATACTGCCTTGCATTGGATGGCCAAACATGGTGACCTCAGGGCCCTTGAGGATCTGGTCTCTGGTGCACAGAAGGCAGGGATTGCTCTTGATGTAAATGTAAGGTCCAATGGTGGGTACACCCCACTACACCTTGCAGCCATTCATGGCCACCAGGGGATCATCAAATTGTTGGTGCAAAGATTGGCTTCTCGGGTAAATGTCCGGGACAGCAGTGGCAAGAAGCCATGGCAGTATCTGAGCAGTAATACGTCTGGAGAAATATGGCAGCTACTGGAAGCCCCTCGAGGCAGGCCCATTTTCTCAGTCTATCCCTTAGTGCGAAGCACTTCCCCCACCAGGAAGGCCAAGAGCAGGGAAGTATCTCGAAATGTCACACGAAAAACTTCCTTTGCAGCATTACTCAAGAGTCAGCACAGCAAATGGAAATTTGCCAACCAGTATGAGAAATTCTCTAATccaagggaaagagaagaatatAGTGACTGA